Proteins found in one Deltaproteobacteria bacterium genomic segment:
- a CDS encoding glycosyltransferase family 4 protein, protein MKICLFCYRGNPYCGGQGGYLYFLSRELARMGHSLTILVGPPEPWPMPWAEVIPVENLNLWGVRKNFLPPSAPWRIFQPLNFFELASTRLGFFPEMLIFSIRTFVLLKKITLHQKFAILHDVQSLGYGLLLMKRFRLPLVTTVHHPLTIDFQASLERDRNFKEKYYTVVFYPLGMQRRVIQRCDRVITSSSETAREIQRAFGVSPRRIRMVYNGLDADFFQPANGEPKKPQSLLFVGNTDDSKKGIFYLLHAMTLLPDSVTLTVVDEGAPFKTYAPHLTQKLGLTSRVAFTGKVSAESLRRFYTSSEVVVLPSLYEGFGLPAAESMACGTPVVATHAGALPEVVGKEGAGILVPPRDPQALAAAILKVLQDEASRKKMGVLGRQRVENLFTWAKVAERTVEVYKELINGRV, encoded by the coding sequence ATGAAGATTTGTCTCTTCTGCTACAGGGGGAACCCCTATTGCGGTGGCCAGGGAGGGTATCTCTACTTTTTATCCCGGGAGCTGGCCCGTATGGGGCATTCTCTGACGATTCTGGTTGGACCCCCAGAACCCTGGCCTATGCCCTGGGCAGAGGTTATCCCCGTGGAAAACCTGAATCTATGGGGCGTGCGCAAAAATTTTCTCCCTCCTTCTGCTCCCTGGCGAATTTTTCAACCGCTCAATTTTTTTGAATTGGCCTCAACCCGCTTGGGTTTTTTCCCGGAGATGCTTATCTTCAGCATCCGGACCTTTGTCCTGCTTAAAAAAATCACTCTCCATCAGAAATTCGCAATCCTCCACGATGTGCAGTCCTTGGGATACGGGCTTTTATTGATGAAACGTTTTCGATTACCTCTCGTCACTACGGTCCACCATCCCTTGACGATCGACTTCCAAGCCAGCTTAGAACGTGACCGCAATTTTAAGGAAAAATATTACACGGTCGTCTTTTACCCTCTCGGCATGCAGCGCCGAGTAATCCAGCGTTGTGACCGGGTAATCACCTCTTCCAGCGAGACAGCCCGGGAGATCCAGCGCGCCTTTGGAGTTTCCCCCCGCAGAATTCGTATGGTCTACAACGGGCTGGACGCAGATTTTTTCCAGCCAGCGAATGGCGAACCCAAGAAGCCCCAAAGCCTCCTCTTTGTGGGCAATACCGATGACTCCAAAAAAGGGATCTTTTACCTCTTGCACGCCATGACCTTGCTTCCGGATTCCGTTACTTTAACCGTTGTTGATGAAGGAGCACCCTTCAAAACTTATGCTCCCCACCTTACCCAAAAACTTGGACTGACTTCCCGAGTTGCCTTTACAGGGAAAGTTTCCGCGGAAAGCCTACGTCGCTTCTACACTTCTTCGGAAGTCGTGGTCCTACCTTCTCTTTACGAAGGCTTCGGACTGCCAGCGGCGGAGTCCATGGCCTGCGGCACTCCTGTCGTGGCCACCCACGCAGGTGCTCTGCCAGAAGTTGTAGGCAAGGAAGGGGCGGGCATCCTCGTTCCTCCCCGAGACCCCCAGGCTTTGGCAGCGGCCATTTTAAAGGTTCTCCAGGATGAAGCCAGCAGAAAAAAAATGGGGGTCCTGGGCAGGCAACGCGTGGAAAATCTATTTACCTGGGCCAAGGTGGCTGAACGAACCGTGGAGGTCTATAAGGAACTTATAAACGGAAGGGTGTAG
- a CDS encoding methyltransferase domain-containing protein encodes MPENPDPEKGKTFSRQIDLEWNDDDVLPAVLSLDTEFVFQRMTEKTLGAAQSKNGHRILDVGCGRGIDATSLAKRGGVLFGCEPSRIMLRKAKDWVKNSGEVVKLISSLAEDLPFRNNAFSRVVCKGAIDHFGNPDLAVSEMCRVVDPRGKVVISVANFESLSCSLAKKLNRIFQRFLGREIPRPHIWEIPVDHTFKFDYLSIITLAQRYLQVENIQGVSLFWGFPRWANTLKIIPRPLALIILKVFDHIASRHPQWGDVLIITGKPLNNFPGRERSEANG; translated from the coding sequence GTGCCTGAAAATCCTGACCCCGAGAAGGGGAAGACCTTCTCGCGTCAAATAGATCTGGAATGGAATGACGATGATGTCCTGCCTGCGGTTCTCTCGCTCGATACAGAATTTGTCTTCCAGCGCATGACCGAAAAAACCCTCGGAGCAGCGCAATCCAAAAATGGTCATCGGATTTTGGATGTAGGGTGTGGTCGGGGGATCGATGCCACTTCCCTGGCCAAAAGAGGAGGAGTTCTCTTTGGTTGTGAACCTTCCCGGATCATGCTCCGCAAGGCCAAGGACTGGGTAAAGAATTCTGGAGAAGTAGTCAAGCTGATAAGTAGCTTGGCTGAAGACCTCCCTTTCCGGAACAACGCCTTTTCGCGTGTGGTCTGCAAGGGGGCGATTGATCATTTTGGCAATCCGGATCTGGCCGTATCTGAAATGTGCCGCGTAGTCGACCCGAGGGGAAAAGTGGTTATTTCCGTGGCCAATTTCGAGAGTTTGAGCTGCTCGCTGGCTAAGAAACTAAACCGTATCTTTCAGCGCTTTTTAGGCAGGGAAATTCCTCGCCCGCACATTTGGGAAATTCCCGTCGATCATACCTTCAAGTTTGATTACTTATCTATTATAACCCTCGCCCAAAGATATCTGCAGGTTGAAAATATCCAGGGGGTTTCCCTTTTCTGGGGTTTTCCCCGTTGGGCCAACACTTTAAAAATCATTCCCCGGCCTTTAGCCTTGATTATCCTCAAAGTATTCGACCACATCGCTTCCCGGCATCCCCAGTGGGGCGATGTGTTGATCATAACTGGAAAGCCTCTAAATAATTTTCCAGGTCGAGAAAGGAGCGAAGCGAATGGCTGA
- a CDS encoding ATP-grasp domain-containing protein, translated as MSKASILILYSLPHPFYPDGSPDRIGRRAVRSRFQAIQKALSSLGYYIASLEAEKKLPTLLEEILTAKADLVFNLCEEFFGQTRLEMNIAALLELLDLPFTGSPAFVLGLSQDKGKTKTILAHHHIPTPPYRVWQPGKDDLLTGLHFPLIVKPLCEDASLGIDNDAFVPNEGALRKQIQKIYQEYGQSVLVEEFIEGRELNVSILGNEDPQLFPISEIDFSSLPPGLPKICSYSAKWKEDSQEFCHTVPRCPAVLSPAMEKEVLRVSLQTYRVMECRDYARVDIRLSHDGIPYVLEINANPDISPDAGIIRSAKSAGLTYADFVGRIVELALARSKSLQGHHKSKAVSAAGEPSA; from the coding sequence ATGAGCAAAGCATCCATTCTGATTCTCTATAGCCTTCCTCATCCTTTCTATCCCGACGGCTCTCCTGACCGCATCGGTCGGCGGGCGGTTCGATCCCGCTTCCAGGCTATTCAGAAGGCCTTGAGTTCTTTGGGTTATTACATCGCCTCCCTGGAAGCCGAAAAAAAATTGCCAACTCTACTGGAAGAAATTCTTACCGCGAAGGCGGATTTGGTCTTCAACCTCTGCGAAGAATTTTTCGGCCAAACCCGGCTGGAGATGAACATCGCCGCCCTTCTTGAACTTTTGGACCTCCCTTTTACCGGATCTCCTGCCTTTGTCCTGGGTTTATCGCAAGATAAGGGGAAGACCAAAACGATCCTCGCGCACCATCATATTCCCACCCCACCCTACCGAGTTTGGCAACCCGGAAAAGATGACCTGCTGACTGGGTTACATTTTCCGCTCATTGTCAAGCCCCTGTGCGAAGACGCCAGTTTAGGCATCGACAACGATGCCTTTGTCCCGAATGAAGGGGCTCTGAGGAAACAGATTCAAAAAATCTACCAGGAGTACGGACAATCCGTTTTGGTCGAAGAATTCATCGAAGGCCGGGAGTTGAATGTTTCCATTCTTGGAAACGAAGACCCACAGCTCTTCCCCATATCCGAGATCGATTTTTCCTCCCTGCCTCCTGGGTTACCGAAAATTTGCAGTTATTCAGCGAAATGGAAAGAAGACAGTCAGGAATTTTGCCACACGGTTCCCCGCTGTCCTGCGGTTCTTTCCCCGGCAATGGAAAAGGAAGTTTTGCGCGTATCCCTTCAGACTTATCGCGTCATGGAATGTCGCGATTACGCCCGAGTGGACATCCGGCTCAGCCACGATGGAATTCCTTATGTCCTGGAGATCAATGCCAACCCGGATATTTCACCGGATGCGGGAATAATTCGTTCGGCTAAATCAGCGGGTCTTACCTATGCCGATTTCGTCGGCCGCATCGTAGAACTTGCCTTGGCTCGGAGCAAATCCTTGCAAGGTCACCACAAGAGCAAGGCGGTTTCTGCCGCAGGGGAGCCTAGTGCCTGA